The following coding sequences lie in one Enterococcus sp. 9E7_DIV0242 genomic window:
- a CDS encoding type II secretion system protein: MSEVLVLQEESRMSRLLKDERGMTLIELLATVVILAIISGIGLVAIGNVIQNSREDAAVADIQQAMNAAKLYQSSPSTPITAPFSLKNVIDDKYLETPGSTWVDTTKIMFTVDASGTLTMEVPANQVNAGSKTNSAAVAAGSTSATINALTRDSLKFN, encoded by the coding sequence ATGTCAGAAGTTTTAGTGTTACAAGAAGAAAGCAGAATGAGTCGCCTATTAAAAGATGAAAGAGGGATGACGCTAATCGAGTTATTGGCAACGGTAGTAATCTTAGCGATCATTTCAGGAATTGGTTTAGTAGCAATTGGCAATGTGATTCAAAACTCAAGAGAAGATGCTGCAGTTGCAGATATTCAGCAAGCGATGAATGCGGCTAAATTATATCAGTCTAGCCCATCAACACCAATTACTGCACCATTTAGCTTGAAAAATGTTATTGATGATAAGTATCTGGAAACGCCTGGCTCTACATGGGTAGATACTACTAAAATCATGTTTACAGTTGATGCAAGTGGAACATTAACAATGGAAGTACCTGCCAATCAAGTAAATGCTGGTTCTAAGACAAATTCTGCAGCAGTTGCTGCTGGTAGCACATCAGCTACGATTAATGCATTGACACGTGACTCATTGAAATTCAACTAG
- a CDS encoding type II secretion system F family protein, whose product MALFTYQGMTYTGEKSRGSIRANSVIEAGNLLKKKHIKPISLVEQKETVANKELAIFSKTSLKVLVAYLQQYSTLINAGITVLEAASMLEEQQQDKTFKKVLTEVKLDLEAGHTLSDSYRKHPNSFPPLLVNVIAVAEMSGSLEKNLQQMAKYYEKSSANRNSIITAMIYPIIMLIASVGVGIFLMISIVPMFVSVFESFGAELPAITKITMKISEFLQTKGLIIVLVIFLIWLGLFLGKKNPAFRLQYDTFLLKVPIFGELIQKSYFSVFMTTLSSLLSSSVPMVTALSMSKEVVNNQFIQNMAMQCEIEVEQGGRLSNVFSQNWAVPILATQMVKIGENTGSLEDMLEKLSKIFEAEADEMSVRIKTIMEPLVMLIISGIVGFIIAAIMIPMFSVYGSIQG is encoded by the coding sequence GTGGCATTGTTTACTTATCAAGGAATGACTTACACAGGTGAAAAATCTCGCGGCAGTATTCGTGCAAACTCTGTAATAGAAGCCGGAAATCTATTGAAGAAAAAGCACATAAAGCCAATCTCGTTAGTCGAACAAAAAGAAACCGTGGCAAATAAAGAGCTGGCTATTTTTTCAAAAACCAGTTTGAAAGTACTTGTTGCTTATTTGCAGCAGTATTCGACATTGATCAATGCGGGGATAACGGTTCTTGAGGCAGCGAGTATGTTGGAGGAACAGCAACAGGATAAAACCTTTAAAAAAGTACTGACTGAGGTGAAGCTAGATCTTGAGGCTGGCCATACGTTGTCAGACAGCTATAGAAAACATCCCAACTCATTTCCACCTTTGTTGGTGAATGTTATTGCTGTTGCAGAGATGTCTGGTTCATTAGAAAAGAATCTGCAACAGATGGCCAAATACTACGAAAAAAGCTCTGCGAATCGCAACAGTATCATTACTGCAATGATTTATCCAATTATCATGCTGATTGCTTCTGTTGGTGTAGGGATTTTCCTGATGATTTCAATCGTTCCAATGTTTGTGAGTGTGTTTGAAAGCTTTGGTGCAGAATTACCGGCTATTACCAAAATTACGATGAAAATCAGTGAGTTTCTTCAAACAAAAGGGTTGATCATTGTATTAGTTATCTTTTTGATTTGGTTGGGACTGTTTCTTGGAAAAAAGAATCCGGCATTTCGATTGCAGTACGATACATTCTTGCTAAAGGTTCCTATTTTTGGCGAGCTTATTCAAAAAAGCTACTTTTCCGTTTTTATGACGACCTTATCTTCTTTACTGTCAAGCTCTGTCCCAATGGTTACTGCGCTATCTATGAGTAAGGAAGTCGTCAATAATCAATTCATTCAAAATATGGCGATGCAGTGTGAAATAGAGGTGGAGCAAGGGGGACGTCTGAGTAATGTGTTCTCACAGAACTGGGCAGTACCTATATTAGCGACACAAATGGTGAAAATCGGAGAGAATACCGGCTCACTTGAAGATATGTTGGAAAAGCTCAGTAAAATTTTTGAGGCTGAAGCTGATGAGATGAGTGTGCGTATCAAGACGATCATGGAGCCGTTAGTTATGTTGATTATTAGTGGTATCGTAGGTTTTATCATAGCAGCGATCATGATTCCGATGTTCTCAGTATATGGATCCATTCAAGGGTAA
- a CDS encoding type IV pilus twitching motility protein PilT: MREEEKRRSKRYRDKELDDFLSPRQSYRPRRTESAEPSEDRRRKESYTERTTPKQELDSWLKRAVELKVSDIHLIENIPPMYRLHGGLQPIEGTPMLTSDRIAAMGKSICTEKQWEEFNRAGEVDLAYELKDVSRFRVNIFKQLDAVAIALRQIPIDIPTLDSLGVPDVLRRMIHKSQGLFLVTGPTGSGKSTTLAAMLDYLNDSKKTHVLTLEDPVEYVHKHKKSIISQREVGRDTESFSNGLRAALRQDPDVILVGEMRDFETISIALTAAETGHLVLGTLHTSSAPSTIERIVDVFPSEQQSQVRTQLAGALVGILSQRLLPTRDGKGRVAATEMLVNKKGIASIIRSGKTHQINNMLQMGKNDGMHTMSNSITRLIQSGRVDADVAASYLEEGSDF, encoded by the coding sequence ATGAGAGAAGAGGAAAAAAGACGTTCCAAAAGATATCGGGATAAGGAGTTGGACGATTTTTTGAGTCCACGTCAATCCTATCGTCCACGTCGCACGGAATCAGCAGAGCCTTCGGAAGATCGTCGACGAAAAGAGTCATATACCGAACGAACAACACCAAAACAGGAGCTTGATAGCTGGCTGAAACGTGCGGTAGAGCTGAAGGTATCGGATATTCACTTAATTGAAAACATTCCACCCATGTATCGATTACATGGTGGGTTGCAGCCAATCGAGGGAACTCCCATGTTAACCTCGGATCGGATTGCTGCCATGGGCAAGAGTATTTGTACCGAAAAGCAATGGGAAGAATTTAATCGAGCCGGTGAAGTTGACTTGGCATATGAACTGAAAGATGTCAGCCGTTTTCGGGTGAATATTTTCAAGCAGCTTGATGCAGTAGCAATTGCTCTTAGGCAAATTCCAATTGATATCCCCACACTTGATTCGTTAGGGGTACCAGATGTGCTACGTCGAATGATTCACAAAAGCCAAGGGTTGTTCCTAGTAACAGGGCCTACTGGTTCAGGGAAATCAACAACTTTGGCAGCTATGCTGGATTATCTCAATGATTCGAAAAAGACGCATGTACTGACGTTGGAAGACCCCGTCGAGTATGTGCATAAACATAAGAAAAGTATCATTTCTCAAAGAGAAGTCGGACGTGACACGGAATCCTTTTCCAATGGTTTACGGGCAGCACTTCGACAAGATCCGGATGTAATTCTGGTTGGAGAAATGCGGGATTTTGAGACGATTTCAATTGCTTTGACAGCTGCCGAAACCGGTCATTTAGTGTTAGGGACCTTACACACGTCCAGCGCACCTTCGACGATTGAACGGATTGTTGATGTATTTCCATCGGAGCAGCAGTCGCAAGTACGGACGCAGCTAGCAGGTGCGTTAGTGGGTATTTTATCGCAACGGCTGTTGCCAACGCGTGATGGGAAAGGGCGAGTTGCTGCCACAGAGATGTTGGTCAACAAAAAGGGGATTGCTAGTATTATTCGTTCGGGGAAAACCCATCAAATCAACAATATGCTGCAAATGGGAAAAAATGACGGGATGCACACGATGAGCAATTCGATTACCCGACTGATTCAATCGGGGCGTGTCGATGCAGACGTTGCAGCGAGCTATCTTGAAGAAGGAAGTGATTTCTAG
- a CDS encoding GspE/PulE family protein: MRDEERLSGRYKYKPDKSSREKRVSVSQPLDIFKMTLDKQLLELIPRSFAKEYSVFPVKRQRNRLTVAMGNPGDYAVLNELRLITGLLIEPVKANEADIQQLIVRDYPSDINIDGLFEADMPELTGTAIHESGNDDSPIIKLVSTLLQDAIDRRASDIHFDPQEKYLAVRIRTDGEMKELKILPKNVQSAVTSRVKIISSLDITETRVPQDGRAMLKNGHKIIDLRVSVLPTIHGEKIVIRVLDRSIGIRKLEDFKFDPKMLADFRKLLKQPHGILLVTGPTGSGKSSTLYAALGELNQPNVNIITVEDPVEYQLEGINQVAVNSSIGLSFASGLRSILRQDPNIVMVGEIRDGETAEIAIRASMTGHLVLSTLHTNDSVSTVNRLVDMGVDSFLVANSLAGVLAQRLVRTICSSCKTEERITSREAAFLEEYNLHATRLAKGAGCAKCGYTGYQGRMAVQELLVVTPEMRRMITRQATNDELQEYVQKLGMKFLINDGLAKVMAGYTTIDEVLKVAVEE, translated from the coding sequence TTGAGGGACGAAGAGCGATTAAGCGGAAGATATAAGTATAAACCAGACAAAAGTAGCAGAGAAAAGCGAGTATCGGTAAGTCAGCCTCTGGATATTTTCAAGATGACTTTGGACAAACAACTGTTAGAACTCATTCCAAGAAGCTTTGCGAAGGAATATAGTGTATTTCCTGTAAAGAGGCAGAGGAATCGGTTGACTGTTGCGATGGGCAACCCTGGGGACTATGCAGTACTAAACGAACTGCGCTTGATCACGGGATTATTGATTGAGCCGGTCAAGGCTAATGAAGCAGACATTCAACAATTAATTGTGCGTGATTATCCTTCTGATATCAACATTGATGGCTTGTTTGAAGCAGATATGCCGGAGCTGACTGGGACAGCGATACATGAATCTGGTAATGATGATTCACCAATCATCAAGCTAGTGAGTACGTTGCTTCAAGATGCTATTGACCGACGAGCAAGTGATATCCATTTTGATCCGCAGGAAAAATATCTAGCTGTTCGTATTCGAACAGATGGAGAAATGAAAGAATTAAAGATACTCCCTAAAAATGTCCAATCAGCAGTTACTTCCAGAGTGAAGATCATTTCTTCTTTAGATATCACAGAGACCCGCGTACCACAGGATGGGCGTGCTATGTTGAAGAACGGACATAAAATTATTGATTTGCGGGTATCGGTGTTGCCAACAATTCATGGCGAAAAAATCGTTATTCGGGTTTTGGACCGTTCTATTGGTATTCGAAAACTGGAAGATTTTAAGTTTGATCCAAAGATGCTGGCAGATTTTCGTAAGCTCTTAAAACAGCCCCATGGCATCCTTCTGGTTACAGGACCAACTGGTTCCGGGAAATCATCCACACTTTATGCTGCTTTAGGAGAACTGAATCAGCCGAATGTCAATATCATCACAGTAGAAGATCCGGTGGAATATCAGTTAGAAGGAATCAATCAGGTAGCAGTAAATAGCAGTATCGGACTATCTTTTGCCAGTGGCTTACGGTCCATTTTGCGACAGGATCCGAATATTGTTATGGTCGGTGAAATCCGTGATGGGGAGACCGCTGAGATTGCCATACGAGCTTCTATGACTGGGCATTTGGTTTTATCTACACTGCATACCAATGATTCTGTCAGCACAGTCAATCGCTTAGTAGATATGGGGGTAGATTCTTTTCTGGTTGCGAATTCCTTAGCTGGTGTATTGGCGCAACGGCTGGTGCGAACAATTTGTTCTAGCTGTAAAACAGAGGAACGTATTACCAGTAGAGAAGCGGCATTTTTAGAAGAGTATAACTTGCATGCTACACGTTTAGCTAAAGGTGCCGGTTGTGCAAAATGTGGGTACACCGGGTATCAAGGGAGAATGGCCGTCCAAGAGTTATTGGTCGTCACTCCGGAAATGAGACGGATGATCACTAGACAGGCTACAAATGATGAGCTGCAGGAATATGTTCAGAAACTAGGCATGAAATTTCTAATCAACGACGGATTGGCGAAGGTAATGGCTGGCTATACCACGATTGATGAAGTATTAAAAGTGGCTGTAGAAGAATAG
- a CDS encoding type IV pilus modification PilV family protein, which translates to MKKHKRYSVKRIYGEKLKRMCLDEHGFSLLEVLFAIVILGVCFLFIASLIYQNNQAIQLNTKKEEAIFAREDVKEWLLYKAQIQDVANLNTFVFVETSSALTAEQTERREHLILDNSGIQKDSGIGRAKYGELEVPVNDSERGVFIQKIKYRLTEPEFLPEALRSSENQLYLGQYIDRSGEETDYLVKVVVRRKEGIQAYNPRTDGVGLTIQVYDRIKGNLLTETYINWVAES; encoded by the coding sequence ATGAAAAAGCATAAGCGTTATTCTGTAAAAAGAATATATGGAGAAAAGCTGAAAAGAATGTGTTTAGATGAGCACGGATTTTCATTGTTAGAAGTTCTTTTTGCGATTGTCATTTTAGGGGTGTGCTTCCTTTTTATTGCGTCATTGATTTATCAAAATAACCAAGCGATTCAGCTTAATACGAAAAAGGAAGAAGCAATTTTTGCTCGGGAAGATGTGAAGGAGTGGCTGCTATATAAAGCGCAGATACAGGATGTCGCGAATTTGAACACGTTTGTATTTGTTGAAACATCTAGTGCATTAACAGCAGAGCAGACGGAGCGGAGAGAGCATCTGATCTTAGATAATTCCGGGATTCAAAAAGATTCAGGGATCGGTCGAGCCAAATATGGAGAACTTGAAGTGCCTGTTAACGATTCTGAACGTGGTGTATTTATTCAAAAAATCAAGTATCGACTGACGGAGCCAGAATTTTTACCGGAAGCATTACGAAGCAGTGAGAACCAACTTTATTTAGGACAGTATATCGATCGTTCCGGTGAAGAAACTGACTATTTAGTGAAAGTAGTCGTGCGTCGAAAAGAAGGGATACAGGCATATAATCCACGAACAGATGGTGTAGGACTAACGATTCAGGTCTATGACAGAATAAAGGGCAATCTATTAACAGAAACCTATATCAATTGGGTTGCTGAATCATAG
- a CDS encoding glucosaminidase domain-containing protein has protein sequence MTRKTKYIVGLLLCSSVLAVAIKVNPGQLMAMEQSNDTDESLNETTERAEQEYYLDSSSLDMSLDETTSESSVEYNSSATTEDTDTGYSSTESSESSTPIIPTESSDEQPQPEISSPGLTGQVIVGQQAESAQEEKAAAFTEEMAEHFPGIAETETVEENYQFSVVKNQSTGEFIASISAFAQEIAWENELYASVMISQAILETGSGSSSLSSPPNYNLFGVKGSFNGKSVSFSTQEDNGSGSLYTITASFRKYPSYKESLEDYAKLLKNGIDGNKDFYKKTWKSTTENYKDVTAFLTGRYATDTQYGSKLNALIEAYDLTQYDVKPGTKASATKKTESKTVESSTAAKGKKSATSYSFEKETESTTASTTEKKEKKTYTIRSWVEEKLSIFKQPVKEIHGNQNISTPIKGVGMSPVAEDE, from the coding sequence ATGACTAGAAAGACAAAATATATAGTAGGTCTGTTGCTATGCAGTAGCGTCCTTGCAGTAGCGATAAAGGTAAATCCGGGGCAGTTAATGGCGATGGAGCAATCAAATGATACGGATGAATCATTAAACGAGACAACTGAAAGAGCAGAGCAAGAATACTATTTAGATAGTTCTTCGTTAGATATGTCTTTAGATGAAACAACGAGTGAAAGCTCGGTGGAATATAACTCATCAGCTACAACTGAGGATACTGATACAGGGTACTCAAGTACAGAGAGCAGTGAGAGTTCAACTCCTATCATTCCAACTGAAAGTAGTGACGAGCAGCCACAGCCAGAGATTAGTTCGCCAGGGCTTACAGGGCAAGTTATTGTCGGACAACAGGCTGAGTCTGCTCAGGAAGAAAAAGCAGCAGCCTTTACGGAAGAAATGGCGGAACATTTCCCAGGTATAGCTGAAACGGAGACTGTCGAAGAAAACTACCAATTTTCAGTGGTAAAAAACCAAAGCACAGGAGAGTTCATTGCTTCAATCAGTGCGTTTGCACAGGAGATTGCATGGGAAAATGAGCTATATGCATCTGTTATGATCAGTCAGGCAATATTGGAGACCGGCTCTGGCAGCAGCAGTCTCTCAAGTCCACCCAATTACAATTTGTTTGGGGTGAAGGGCAGCTTTAACGGAAAAAGTGTGAGTTTTTCGACACAAGAAGATAACGGCAGCGGCAGTCTATATACGATCACTGCCAGCTTTAGAAAATACCCAAGCTACAAAGAGTCATTGGAGGATTATGCCAAACTATTGAAAAATGGGATCGATGGAAATAAAGATTTTTACAAAAAAACGTGGAAATCAACTACTGAGAACTATAAAGACGTGACAGCCTTCTTAACAGGTCGTTATGCAACGGATACTCAGTATGGTAGTAAATTGAATGCACTGATCGAAGCCTATGATTTAACGCAGTATGACGTTAAACCGGGAACAAAGGCTTCGGCCACTAAAAAGACTGAATCAAAGACAGTTGAGTCTTCAACTGCCGCTAAAGGGAAAAAATCAGCGACAAGCTACAGTTTTGAAAAAGAAACAGAGTCTACAACTGCAAGTACAACAGAGAAAAAAGAAAAGAAAACCTATACGATCAGGAGCTGGGTAGAAGAGAAATTATCCATCTTTAAACAACCTGTAAAAGAGATTCATGGCAATCAAAATATTTCTACTCCGATAAAAGGAGTGGGGATGTCCCCGGTGGCTGAAGATGAGTAG
- a CDS encoding helix-turn-helix domain-containing protein, which translates to MYTVSIVNINGKIDDRYINELRANQYDVHLMEPEELLDAGDEVDAVILHFQEESEVVLWEICNLVFQIKEKTNAFIWTFSNRIVELNRLVYLKLGMHGNISNDCTPTELELIIHNSVSHHDGKATNNAIQSKEQPTELLHIYEENRSIRIADSIEIPLTKLEYRLLVILGSERGKVFGYEELKNFIWQEEEVDSYRARLANLVCYLRRKIKKSTNSSSSDIVRTVWAKGYMLDIEIE; encoded by the coding sequence ATGTACACAGTTAGTATAGTCAACATTAATGGAAAGATAGATGATAGGTATATAAATGAATTGCGAGCAAACCAGTACGATGTTCATCTGATGGAACCAGAAGAGTTGCTTGATGCGGGAGATGAAGTGGATGCGGTAATCCTTCATTTTCAAGAAGAAAGTGAAGTTGTTCTTTGGGAAATCTGTAATTTGGTTTTTCAAATAAAAGAAAAAACGAACGCTTTTATTTGGACTTTTTCAAATCGAATCGTAGAGCTTAATCGTTTAGTCTATTTAAAGTTAGGTATGCATGGAAATATTTCTAATGACTGCACACCGACAGAGCTTGAACTCATTATACATAATAGCGTTAGTCATCATGATGGAAAGGCAACAAACAACGCGATTCAGTCGAAGGAACAACCGACCGAGTTACTCCATATTTACGAAGAAAATCGAAGTATTCGGATTGCAGATAGTATAGAGATTCCCTTGACTAAGCTGGAATATCGCTTGCTTGTTATCCTTGGTAGTGAACGCGGAAAAGTATTTGGCTATGAAGAGCTTAAAAATTTTATTTGGCAGGAAGAAGAAGTGGACTCTTATCGCGCACGTCTGGCTAATTTGGTCTGTTACTTAAGAAGAAAAATTAAGAAGAGTACCAATTCTAGTAGTTCAGACATCGTTCGTACGGTTTGGGCAAAAGGGTATATGTTAGATATAGAAATAGAATGA
- a CDS encoding tyrosine-type recombinase/integrase encodes MAKKGENIYKRKDGRWEGRYIKMRTTSGKIVYGSVYGKKYTEVKEKLIQVKAKRLEKSGPLNPYYGSFADWLQYWATTQVKNKVKPTTYSNYYRLIKKHILPRLGNYPLTKLQTKDIQNFIYGLQKELTAGSIKNVFNIVKKSLNDAKKHAYISENPCDFVELPKMRKREVHALTIAQQKRLEIVAFHERGCSPVILSLYSGMRIGEISGLRWSDIDFDNELIYVQRTVSRVLDESSQLSKTKVIEGSPKSSYSIRQIPLAYNLKNYLLEKSKEATSEYVIGNGQGLLEPRTITNHFKKNLKAAGLDNVKFHILRHTFATRCIEKDIDIASLSKILGHQSVKMTLDTYTDSLMETRRVAMATLDTMFYESL; translated from the coding sequence TTGGCGAAAAAGGGTGAAAATATTTATAAAAGAAAAGATGGACGCTGGGAAGGACGTTATATTAAGATGCGGACAACCAGCGGGAAAATCGTCTACGGCTCTGTTTATGGAAAGAAATATACAGAAGTAAAAGAAAAACTGATTCAAGTAAAAGCAAAGAGATTGGAAAAAAGTGGGCCTCTTAATCCATATTATGGTTCTTTTGCGGATTGGCTACAGTATTGGGCAACCACGCAAGTAAAAAACAAAGTAAAACCAACAACATATTCAAATTATTACCGTTTAATCAAAAAACATATTCTACCTCGCTTGGGAAATTATCCACTTACGAAGCTACAGACAAAGGATATACAGAATTTTATCTATGGATTACAGAAGGAATTAACTGCTGGGTCGATCAAAAATGTCTTTAATATTGTAAAAAAATCATTGAATGATGCAAAAAAGCATGCGTATATCTCAGAGAATCCCTGTGATTTCGTTGAATTACCAAAGATGAGAAAAAGGGAGGTTCATGCATTGACGATCGCCCAACAAAAGCGTTTGGAGATCGTGGCGTTTCATGAAAGAGGCTGTTCACCAGTCATCCTTTCTCTCTACTCAGGAATGAGGATTGGAGAAATCAGCGGTTTGCGATGGTCTGATATCGATTTTGACAATGAGTTGATTTATGTCCAGCGAACGGTGTCAAGAGTACTTGATGAGTCATCACAGCTATCTAAAACGAAAGTAATTGAAGGTAGTCCTAAATCGAGCTACTCGATTCGGCAAATTCCTTTGGCCTATAATTTAAAAAATTATTTGCTTGAAAAAAGCAAAGAAGCAACCTCAGAGTATGTGATTGGGAATGGTCAAGGTTTGTTGGAGCCACGTACCATTACAAACCATTTCAAAAAAAATCTGAAAGCTGCTGGTTTGGACAATGTAAAATTTCATATTTTAAGACATACCTTCGCAACTAGATGTATAGAGAAAGATATCGACATAGCCAGTTTAAGCAAGATACTTGGCCATCAGTCAGTAAAAATGACGTTAGATACTTATACAGACTCGCTAATGGAAACCAGAAGAGTAGCGATGGCAACCTTGGATACAATGTTTTACGAGTCATTATAG